In a genomic window of Octadecabacter temperatus:
- a CDS encoding LysR substrate-binding domain-containing protein, translating to MILPVRDTGNRLLIDEAMASARMPLVWTYEVGRSTTALDLVADGFRAALLPQSSMNADRVAICELQTPNIARPIGLLSRLGQGYSPAVTVFKAEIHKVAAAGDFT from the coding sequence TTGATTTTGCCTGTGCGTGACACTGGTAACCGGCTGCTTATCGATGAAGCCATGGCCAGCGCGCGCATGCCGTTAGTTTGGACTTATGAGGTCGGTCGATCAACGACGGCGCTAGATTTGGTTGCCGATGGTTTCAGGGCGGCCCTGTTGCCCCAATCCTCGATGAACGCCGATCGCGTCGCTATTTGCGAGCTACAAACCCCGAACATTGCCCGCCCAATCGGGCTGCTCTCGCGCTTGGGCCAAGGTTACTCACCGGCGGTTACTGTGTTCAAGGCCGAAATCCACAAGGTCGCAGCAGCGGGGGATTTCACATGA
- a CDS encoding lipid A-modifier LpxR family protein, giving the protein MRLIAILCAGLMAAAPAVAQERETLGFGRIFTNDFFGDNQDRWRSGSYAYSIVRGPEWQGRAPSTPGAILEYRLRTEIIAPSALNGAGSNDRPYVGTLSAGLHTHFESGGADVSLGVDLVAVGPQTGVADIQDWFHDVVSAPNVSNSVLTNQVANTVYPTALAEVSYPVIIRENASIRPFVEAQYGVENFIRVGADVLIGQTLQNDLWLRDSASGQLYTGVEGGQAGTGFVLGADYAVVSDSAYFPASFGTIAEDERFRARAGVHWRLGDNFSYFYGVTYLSEEYVGQTEGQIVGSLKLNFNF; this is encoded by the coding sequence ATGCGTTTGATTGCAATTCTTTGTGCGGGCTTGATGGCCGCCGCACCCGCCGTAGCACAAGAACGTGAAACGCTCGGCTTTGGCCGTATCTTCACAAATGATTTTTTTGGCGACAACCAAGACCGCTGGCGGTCTGGGTCTTATGCCTATTCCATCGTGCGCGGGCCCGAGTGGCAGGGCCGTGCGCCAAGCACGCCGGGCGCCATACTTGAGTACCGTTTGCGTACCGAAATTATCGCACCGTCCGCATTGAATGGCGCAGGTTCAAATGATCGCCCTTACGTCGGAACGCTGTCAGCTGGCCTTCACACCCATTTCGAAAGCGGTGGCGCTGACGTATCTCTCGGGGTTGACCTTGTGGCCGTTGGGCCACAGACCGGAGTGGCGGATATTCAGGACTGGTTCCACGATGTTGTAAGCGCGCCGAACGTCTCAAATTCGGTGCTGACGAACCAAGTTGCAAACACTGTTTACCCGACCGCTTTGGCCGAGGTTTCTTATCCGGTTATTATCCGTGAAAACGCATCCATTCGCCCCTTCGTTGAGGCGCAGTATGGCGTGGAGAATTTCATCCGTGTCGGTGCAGATGTCTTGATCGGCCAAACACTGCAAAATGACCTCTGGTTGCGGGACAGCGCGTCTGGGCAACTATATACAGGGGTTGAGGGTGGCCAAGCGGGCACCGGATTTGTGCTTGGTGCGGACTATGCGGTGGTCAGTGATAGCGCGTACTTTCCGGCCAGCTTTGGAACCATTGCAGAGGACGAACGTTTCCGCGCTCGCGCCGGTGTTCACTGGCGCCTTGGTGACAACTTTTCGTACTTCTACGGCGTCACCTATTTGAGCGAAGAATATGTGGGTCAAACCGAGGGCCAGATCGTCGGTTCACTGAAGCTGAATTTCAACTTCTAA